A section of the Maylandia zebra isolate NMK-2024a linkage group LG8, Mzebra_GT3a, whole genome shotgun sequence genome encodes:
- the LOC101482131 gene encoding myosin regulatory light chain 2, skeletal muscle: MAPKKAKRRQQQGEGGSSNVFSMFEQSQIQEYKEAFTIIDQNRDGIISKDDLRDVLASMGQLNVKNEELEAMVKEASGPINFTVFLTMFGEKLKGADPEDVIVSAFKVLDPEGTGSIKKEFLEELLTTQCDRFTAEEMKNLWAAFPPDVAGNVDYKNICYVITHGEEKEE, encoded by the exons ATG GCACCCAAGAAAGCCAAgaggaggcagcagcagggTGAGGGTGGATCCTCCAACGTGTTCTCCATGTTCGAGCAGAGCCAGATCCAGGAGTACAAGGAG GCTTTCACAATCATCGACCAGAACAGAGATGGCATCATCAGCAAGGACGACCTCAGGGACGTGCTGGCCAGCATGGGTCAGCTGAATGTGAAGAATGAGGAGCTGGAGGCCATGGTGAAGGAGGCCAGCGGCCCCATCAACTTCACCGTGTTCCTGACAATGTTCGGCGAGAAGCTGAAGG GTGCTGATCCTGAGGACGTCATCGTGAGCGCTTTCAAGGTCCTGGACCCCGAGGGCACTGGCAGCATCAAGAAGGAATT CCTCGAGGAGCTCTTGACCACCCAGTGCGACAGGTTCACCGCTGAGGAG ATGAAGAACCTCTGGGCTGCCTTCCCCCCTGATGTGGCTGGCAACGTTGACTACAAGAACATCTGCTACGTCATCACACAcggagaggagaaggaggaataA